The following are encoded together in the Streptomyces sp. NBC_00358 genome:
- a CDS encoding DUF4245 domain-containing protein, whose product MAGMKGKQSVRDMILSLGLIGLMAGVIYIFIPHDDSKPDLKRVDYRVELLTARRAASYPVAAPEGLPTAWKATSVRYDGSDFDVWHLGFQAPDGQYVAVEQSTQRPAVFIDAASQGARQTKVTQRIGDRTWQRYEGDHYDALVLQNKGSTTVVTGTGSFGTLAKMAQALKTS is encoded by the coding sequence GTGGCAGGTATGAAAGGCAAGCAGTCGGTCCGGGACATGATTCTTTCCCTGGGCCTCATCGGGCTCATGGCGGGCGTTATCTACATCTTCATCCCGCATGACGACTCCAAGCCCGATCTCAAGCGTGTCGACTACCGGGTCGAGCTGCTCACGGCTCGCCGGGCGGCGAGCTATCCCGTGGCGGCTCCCGAGGGTCTTCCCACGGCGTGGAAGGCGACCTCGGTGCGGTACGACGGAAGCGACTTCGATGTCTGGCACCTGGGCTTCCAGGCCCCCGACGGTCAGTACGTGGCGGTCGAGCAGTCGACTCAGCGGCCTGCGGTGTTCATCGACGCGGCGAGCCAGGGCGCCCGGCAGACGAAGGTCACCCAGCGCATCGGTGACCGGACCTGGCAGCGCTACGAGGGCGATCACTACGACGCCCTGGTCCTTCAGAACAAGGGTTCGACGACCGTGGTGACCGGCACCGGGTCGTTCGGCACGCTGGCCAAGATGGCGCAGGCGCTGAAGACGTCCTAG
- the glpX gene encoding class II fructose-bisphosphatase: MTEHHLPSELEVPSEAPDRNLALELVRVTEAAAMAAGRWVGRGDKNGADGAAVRAMRTLVSTVSMNGVVVIGEGEKDEAPMLFNGERVGDGTGPECDIAVDPIDGTTLTAKGMTNAIAVLAAADRGTMFDPSAVFYMDKLVTGPEAADFVDINAPVSVNIRRVAKAKRVTPEDVTVVILDRPRHDGIIKEIRDTGARIKLISDGDVAGSILALREGTGIDLLLGIGGTPEGIISACAVKCLGGTIQGKLWPKDDEERQRAVDAGHDLDRVLTTNDLVSGENVFFVATGITDGELLRGVRYRSETATTESIVMRSKSGTVRQITSEHRLSKLRAYSAIDFDRAK, from the coding sequence ATGACCGAGCATCATCTGCCCTCCGAACTCGAAGTCCCGTCGGAAGCCCCCGACCGGAACCTCGCCCTCGAACTCGTCCGTGTCACCGAGGCCGCCGCGATGGCCGCGGGCCGCTGGGTCGGCCGCGGCGACAAGAACGGCGCCGACGGCGCCGCCGTCCGGGCCATGCGCACCCTCGTCTCCACCGTCTCGATGAACGGCGTCGTCGTCATCGGCGAGGGGGAGAAGGACGAGGCGCCGATGCTCTTCAACGGCGAGCGCGTGGGCGACGGAACCGGTCCCGAGTGCGACATCGCCGTCGACCCGATCGACGGCACCACGCTCACCGCCAAGGGCATGACGAACGCGATCGCCGTGCTGGCCGCAGCCGACCGCGGCACCATGTTCGACCCGTCCGCCGTCTTCTACATGGACAAGCTGGTCACCGGGCCCGAGGCCGCCGACTTCGTCGACATCAACGCGCCCGTGTCGGTCAACATCCGCCGGGTCGCCAAGGCCAAGCGGGTCACCCCCGAGGACGTCACCGTCGTCATCCTCGACCGGCCTCGCCACGACGGGATCATCAAGGAGATCCGGGACACCGGCGCGCGCATCAAGCTCATCTCCGACGGCGACGTCGCGGGCTCGATCCTGGCGCTGCGCGAGGGCACCGGCATCGACCTGCTGCTCGGCATCGGCGGCACACCCGAGGGCATCATCTCGGCCTGCGCGGTCAAGTGCCTCGGCGGCACGATCCAGGGCAAGCTGTGGCCGAAGGACGACGAGGAGCGGCAGCGGGCGGTCGACGCCGGGCACGACCTCGACCGCGTCCTGACCACGAACGACCTGGTCTCCGGCGAGAACGTCTTCTTCGTCGCGACCGGCATCACCGACGGTGAGCTGCTGCGCGGAGTGCGGTACCGCTCCGAGACCGCGACGACCGAGTCGATCGTGATGCGGTCCAAGTCCGGGACGGTCCGCCAGATCACCTCGGAGCACCGGCTGAGCAAGCTGCGTGCGTACAGCGCGATCGACTTCGACCGCGCGAAGTAG
- a CDS encoding WhiB family transcriptional regulator, which yields MLQPPHQSLQVAAVPAQRAPVRDRDQEAPWHTEAVCRRDEAGLFFAPSKEPTASRLSREEAAKRVCARCPVMVECREHALLQPEPYGVWGGLTAAERRVVLARRRRRDVELKKAARGTIAQAG from the coding sequence GTGCTGCAACCGCCGCATCAGTCCCTGCAGGTAGCTGCCGTTCCGGCCCAGCGGGCGCCAGTGCGGGACAGGGACCAGGAAGCGCCATGGCACACGGAGGCGGTGTGCCGACGGGACGAAGCCGGCCTGTTCTTCGCCCCCTCCAAGGAGCCGACCGCTTCCCGGCTCTCCCGCGAGGAGGCGGCCAAGCGCGTCTGCGCCCGCTGCCCGGTCATGGTCGAGTGCCGTGAACACGCGCTGCTGCAACCCGAGCCGTACGGAGTCTGGGGCGGTCTCACCGCCGCCGAGCGCCGTGTCGTGCTCGCGCGGCGCCGCCGCCGCGACGTGGAACTCAAGAAGGCCGCGCGGGGCACGATAGCCCAGGCCGGCTGA
- a CDS encoding DUF1707 SHOCT-like domain-containing protein, with protein MDLQKSPDATPATAAKPAELRASDADRDRITDILREAVAEGRLTAEEHAERVEGVLATKTVGELDQFVRDLPAAHTGRATSSYASAPNRPTQGAIPVEADDNVVAVFSSAVRKGRWRAGRRIHAYAVFGNVEIDLSEAIFEYQQVVIKAISVFGNVEIDVPENVSLRGSGGGVLGNFEVDTLDSGDPDAPVVYVDGLAVLGNVEARPKRGKRIADILDRVASRVNDRVAERLDRGLRKHLDR; from the coding sequence GTGGACCTTCAAAAGAGCCCCGACGCGACCCCCGCCACGGCGGCGAAGCCGGCCGAGCTGCGCGCCTCGGACGCCGACCGCGACCGGATCACCGACATCCTGCGCGAGGCCGTCGCCGAAGGGCGCCTGACCGCGGAGGAGCACGCCGAGCGGGTGGAGGGGGTGCTGGCCACCAAGACGGTGGGTGAGCTCGACCAGTTCGTCCGGGACCTGCCCGCCGCCCACACGGGCCGCGCGACCTCCTCGTACGCCTCCGCGCCCAACCGTCCCACCCAGGGCGCGATCCCGGTGGAGGCCGACGACAACGTGGTGGCGGTCTTCAGCTCCGCCGTCCGCAAGGGCCGCTGGCGGGCGGGCCGGCGGATCCACGCCTACGCGGTCTTCGGCAACGTCGAGATCGACCTGAGCGAGGCGATCTTCGAGTACCAGCAGGTCGTCATCAAGGCGATCTCCGTCTTCGGCAACGTCGAGATCGACGTCCCGGAGAACGTCTCGCTGCGGGGCAGCGGCGGCGGTGTGCTGGGCAATTTCGAGGTGGACACACTGGACTCGGGCGACCCCGACGCACCCGTGGTCTACGTCGACGGTCTCGCCGTCCTGGGGAACGTCGAGGCGAGGCCCAAGCGCGGCAAGCGGATCGCGGACATCCTCGACCGGGTCGCGAGCCGGGTGAACGACCGGGTGGCCGAGCGGCTGGACCGGGGTCTGCGCAAGCACCTGGACCGCTGA
- a CDS encoding fumarate hydratase: MPEFAYTDLLPQGEDTTPYRLVTSEGVSTFEADGRTFLKVEPEALRELAAEAIHDIQHYLRPAHLAQLRRIIDDPEASANDKFVALDLLKNANIAAAGVLPMCQDTGTAIVMGKRGQNVLTEGGDEAALSRGIYDAYLNLNLRYSQMAPLTMWDEKNTGSNLPAQIELYATDGGAYKFLFMAKGGGSANKSFLYQETKAVLNEGSMMKFLEEKIRSLGTAACPPYHLAIVVGGTSAEYALKTAKYASAHYLDEIPSEGSELGHGFRDKDLEEKVFELTQRIGIGAQFGGKYFCHDVRVVRLPRHGASCPVAIAVSCSADRQAVAKITAEGVFLEQLETDPARFLPDTTDEHLDEAGDVVKIDLNQPMDDILAALTKYPVKTRLSLSGPLVVARDIAHAKIKERLDAGEEMPQYLKDHPVYYAGPAKTPEGYASGSFGPTTAGRMDSYVEQFQAAGGSKVMLAKGNRSKQVTDACDAHGGFYLGSIGGPAARLAQDCIKKVEVVEYEELGMEAVWKIEVEDFPAFVVVDDKGNDFFQDPAPAPTFTTIPVRGPGLA, translated from the coding sequence ATGCCTGAGTTCGCGTACACCGATCTGCTCCCCCAGGGAGAGGACACCACCCCGTACCGGCTGGTGACCTCCGAGGGTGTCTCCACCTTCGAGGCCGACGGGCGCACGTTCCTCAAGGTCGAGCCGGAGGCGCTGCGCGAGCTCGCCGCGGAGGCCATCCACGACATCCAGCACTACCTGCGGCCCGCGCACCTCGCCCAGCTTCGCCGCATCATCGACGACCCCGAGGCGTCGGCCAACGACAAGTTCGTCGCGCTGGACCTGCTGAAGAACGCGAACATCGCGGCCGCGGGCGTCCTGCCCATGTGCCAGGACACCGGCACCGCGATCGTCATGGGCAAGCGCGGCCAGAACGTGCTCACCGAGGGCGGCGACGAGGCGGCCCTCTCGCGCGGCATCTACGACGCCTACCTGAACCTGAACCTGCGCTATTCGCAGATGGCCCCGCTGACCATGTGGGACGAGAAGAACACGGGCTCGAACCTGCCGGCGCAGATCGAGCTGTACGCCACCGACGGCGGCGCCTACAAGTTCCTGTTCATGGCCAAGGGCGGCGGCTCCGCCAACAAGTCGTTCCTCTACCAGGAGACCAAGGCGGTCCTCAACGAGGGCTCCATGATGAAGTTCCTGGAGGAGAAGATCCGCTCCCTGGGAACGGCCGCCTGCCCGCCGTACCACCTGGCGATCGTCGTCGGCGGCACCAGCGCCGAGTACGCGCTGAAGACCGCGAAGTACGCCTCCGCGCACTACCTGGACGAGATCCCGTCCGAGGGCTCCGAGCTCGGGCACGGCTTCCGGGACAAGGACCTGGAGGAGAAGGTCTTCGAGCTGACGCAGAGGATCGGCATCGGCGCGCAGTTCGGCGGCAAGTACTTCTGCCACGACGTACGCGTGGTGCGCCTGCCCCGCCACGGCGCGTCCTGCCCGGTCGCGATCGCCGTCTCCTGCTCGGCCGACCGCCAGGCCGTCGCGAAGATCACCGCCGAGGGCGTCTTCCTGGAGCAGTTGGAGACCGACCCCGCGCGCTTCCTGCCGGACACGACCGACGAGCACCTCGACGAGGCCGGCGACGTCGTGAAGATCGACCTCAACCAGCCGATGGACGACATCCTCGCCGCGCTGACGAAGTACCCGGTCAAGACCCGTCTCTCGCTCTCCGGCCCGCTCGTCGTGGCGCGCGACATCGCGCACGCCAAGATCAAGGAGCGGCTGGACGCGGGCGAGGAGATGCCGCAGTACCTGAAGGACCACCCGGTGTACTACGCGGGCCCGGCCAAGACCCCCGAGGGCTACGCGTCCGGCTCCTTCGGCCCGACGACCGCGGGCCGCATGGACTCGTACGTCGAGCAGTTCCAGGCGGCGGGCGGCTCCAAGGTGATGCTGGCCAAGGGCAACCGCAGCAAGCAGGTGACGGACGCCTGCGACGCGCACGGCGGCTTCTACCTCGGCTCCATCGGCGGCCCGGCCGCCCGGCTCGCCCAGGACTGCATCAAGAAGGTCGAGGTCGTCGAGTACGAGGAGCTCGGCATGGAGGCCGTCTGGAAGATCGAGGTCGAGGACTTCCCGGCCTTCGTCGTGGTCGACGACAAGGGCAACGACTTCTTCCAGGACCCCGCGCCCGCCCCGACCTTCACGACGATCCCGGTACGGGGTCCGGGGCTGGCCTAG
- a CDS encoding class II fumarate hydratase, translated as MADGQGEGAYRIEHDSMGEVRVPVDAKWRAQTQRAVENFPISGQRIERAHIEALARIKAAAAKVNGELGVIGKDIAEAVQEAAAEVAEGRWDAHFPVDVFQTGSGTSSNMNANEVIATLATERLGRDVHPNDHVNASQSSNDVFPSSIHIAATAAVTRDLVPALEHLAAALGRKSEEFADVVKSGRTHLMDATPVTLGQEFGGYAAQVRYGVERLQASLPRLAELPLGGTAVGTGINTPPGFSAAVIAEVARATGLPLTEARDHFEAQGARDGIVETSGQLRTIAVGLTKIANDLRWMASGPRTGLSEISLPDLQPGSSIMPGKVNPVIPEAVLMVAAQVTGNDATVAVAGAAGNFELNVMLPVIARNVLESVRLLANVARLLADRTVDGIVAHRERAREYAESSPSVVTPLNKYIGYEEAAKVAKKALAERKTIRRVVLDSGYVERGDLSLEQLDEALDVLRMTHP; from the coding sequence ATGGCAGACGGCCAGGGCGAAGGCGCGTACCGGATCGAGCACGACTCCATGGGTGAGGTGCGGGTGCCCGTGGACGCGAAATGGCGGGCGCAGACGCAGCGCGCCGTGGAGAACTTCCCGATCTCGGGACAGCGCATCGAGCGCGCGCACATCGAGGCCCTCGCCCGGATCAAGGCCGCCGCCGCGAAGGTGAACGGCGAGCTGGGCGTGATCGGCAAGGACATCGCCGAGGCGGTCCAGGAGGCGGCCGCGGAGGTCGCCGAGGGGCGCTGGGACGCGCACTTCCCGGTCGACGTCTTCCAGACGGGCTCCGGGACCTCCTCCAACATGAACGCCAACGAGGTCATCGCCACGCTCGCCACCGAGCGGCTGGGCCGGGACGTCCACCCCAACGACCATGTGAACGCCTCGCAGTCGAGCAACGACGTGTTCCCGTCCTCGATCCACATCGCCGCGACCGCCGCCGTGACCCGCGACCTCGTGCCCGCGCTGGAGCATCTCGCCGCCGCGCTCGGCCGCAAGTCGGAGGAGTTCGCCGACGTGGTGAAGTCCGGGCGCACCCACCTCATGGACGCGACGCCGGTGACGCTGGGCCAGGAGTTCGGGGGGTACGCGGCCCAGGTGCGGTACGGGGTCGAGCGGCTGCAGGCCTCGCTGCCGCGGCTGGCCGAACTCCCGCTCGGCGGCACGGCCGTGGGGACGGGGATCAACACACCCCCCGGGTTCTCCGCCGCGGTGATCGCGGAGGTGGCGCGGGCGACCGGGCTGCCGCTGACCGAGGCGCGCGACCACTTCGAGGCGCAGGGGGCGCGGGACGGGATCGTGGAGACGAGCGGGCAGCTCAGGACCATCGCCGTCGGACTGACCAAGATCGCGAACGATCTGCGGTGGATGGCGTCGGGGCCGCGCACCGGACTGTCCGAGATCAGTCTCCCGGACCTCCAGCCGGGGTCCTCGATCATGCCGGGCAAGGTGAACCCGGTCATTCCCGAGGCGGTGCTGATGGTCGCCGCCCAGGTGACGGGGAACGACGCGACCGTCGCCGTCGCGGGCGCGGCCGGGAACTTCGAGCTCAACGTGATGCTGCCGGTGATCGCCAGGAACGTCCTGGAGTCGGTCCGGCTGCTCGCGAACGTCGCACGGCTGCTCGCCGACCGCACGGTCGACGGGATCGTCGCGCACCGCGAGCGGGCCCGGGAGTACGCGGAGTCCTCGCCGTCCGTGGTGACGCCGCTGAACAAGTACATCGGGTACGAGGAGGCCGCCAAGGTCGCCAAGAAGGCGCTGGCGGAGCGGAAGACGATTCGCCGGGTGGTCCTGGACTCGGGGTACGTGGAACGCGGTGACCTGAGCCTGGAGCAGTTGGACGAGGCCTTGGATGTCCTGCGGATGACGCACCCGTAA